In Cynocephalus volans isolate mCynVol1 chromosome 3, mCynVol1.pri, whole genome shotgun sequence, one DNA window encodes the following:
- the BTBD6 gene encoding BTB/POZ domain-containing protein 6 isoform X2 yields the protein MAAELYPAASAAAATATDIANSNAAAAPSRKASPRSPPSAPAPAPPPPAPAPPAPNNNNLESPNWQSFHPTLRERNALMFNNELMADVHFIVGPLGATRRVPAHKYVLAVGSSVFYAMFYGDLAEVKAEIHIPDVEPAAFLILLKYMYSDEIDLEADTVLATLYAAKKYIVPALAKACVNFLETSLEAKNACVLLSQSRLFEEPELTQRCWEVIDAQAEMALRSEGFCEIDWQTLEIIVTREALNTKEAVVFEAVLNWAEAECKRQGLPVTPRNKRHVLGRALYLVRIPTMTLEEFANGAAQSDILTLEETHNIFLWYTAANKPLLDFPLTKRKGLTPQRCHRFQSSAYRSNQWRYRGRCDSIQFAVDRRVFIAGMGLYGSSSGKAEYSVKIELKRLGMVLAQNLTKFVSDGSSNTFSVWFEHPVQVEQDTFYTASAVLDGSELSYFGQEGMTEVQCGKVTFQFQCSSDSTNGTGVQGGQIPELIFYA from the exons ATGGCCGCGGAGCTCTACCCGGCCGCCAGCGCCGCGGCCGCCACCGCCACGGACATCGCCAACAGCAACGCCGCGGCCGCCCCCAGCCGCAAGGCCAGCCCGCGCAGCCCGCCCAGCGCCCCGGCCCCcgccccgccgccgcccgcgcccgcgccACCCGCGCCCAACAACAACAACTTGGAGAGCCCCAACTGGCAGTCCTTCCACCCGACCCTGCGCGAGAG GAACGCGCTGATGTTCAACAACGAGCTCATGGCCGACGTCCACTTCATCGTGGGGCCCCTGGGGGCGACCAGGAGGGTGCCTGCCCACAAG TATGTTCTGGCTGTTGGTAGCTCCGTCTTCTATGCCATGTTTTACGGGGACCTTgcagaagtcaaggcagaaaTCCACATTCCGGACGTGGAGCCTGCAGCTTTTCTAATCTTGTTAAA GTACATGTACAGTGATGAGATTGATCTAGAAGCCGATACGGTGCTGGCCACTCTGTATGCTGCCAAGAAGTACATTGTCCCTGCATTGGCAAAAGCCTGTGTCAACTTTCTGGAGACAAGTCTTGAAGCCAAAAATGCCTGTGTCCTGCTGTCCCAGAGTCGGCTGTTTGAGGAGCCTGAGCTGACCCAGCGCTGCTGGGAGGTCATTGACGCACAGGCTGAGATGGCCCTGAGGTCTGAGGGCTTCTGTGAAATAGACTGGCAGACGCTGGAGATCATCGTGACTCGGGAGGCCCTCAACACCAAGGAGGCCGTGGTCTTTGAGGCTGTCTTGAACTGGGCTGAGGCAGAGTGCAAGAGGCAGGGCCTGCCGGTCACCCCACGCAACAAGAGGCATGTTTTGGGGCGAGCCCTCTATCTGGTCCGAATTCCAACCATGACCCTGGAGGAGTTTGCCAATGGCGCTGCCCAGTCGGATATCCTGACACTGGAGGAGACCCACAACATTTTCCTATGGTACACAGCTGCCAATAAGCCCCTCCTCGACTTCCCCCTGACCAAGAGGAAGGGCCTCACCCCCCAGAGGTGCCACCGCTTCCAGTCTTCTGCCTACCGCAGCAACCAGTGGCGGTACCGTGGGCGCTGTGACAGCATCCAGTTTGCTGTGGACAGAAGGGTATTTATTGCAGGGATGGGCTTGTATGGGTCCAGCTCTGGGAAGGCTGAGTACAGTGTGAAGATTGAACTCAAGCGGCTGGGGATGGTTCTGGCTCAGAATCTGACCAAGTTTGTGTCAGATGGATCCAGTAACACCTTCTCAGTCTGGTTTGAACACCCTGTCCAAGTTGAGCAGGACACCTTCTACACAGCTAGTGCCGTCCTGGATGGCAGTGAGCTCAGCTACTTTGGGCAGGAGGGGATGACAGAAGTGCAGTGTGGGAAGGTGACCTTCCAGTTCCAGTGCTCCTCGGACAGCACCAATGGGACCGGGGTCCAGGGCGGGCAGATCCCTGAGCTCATCTTCTACGCCTGA
- the BTBD6 gene encoding BTB/POZ domain-containing protein 6 isoform X1 has protein sequence MLLPLACLHGRVAQCLSSLLVLAEPLPKPRRGARARGAPPTCAEAAPAAPPAKMAAELYPAASAAAATATDIANSNAAAAPSRKASPRSPPSAPAPAPPPPAPAPPAPNNNNLESPNWQSFHPTLRERNALMFNNELMADVHFIVGPLGATRRVPAHKYVLAVGSSVFYAMFYGDLAEVKAEIHIPDVEPAAFLILLKYMYSDEIDLEADTVLATLYAAKKYIVPALAKACVNFLETSLEAKNACVLLSQSRLFEEPELTQRCWEVIDAQAEMALRSEGFCEIDWQTLEIIVTREALNTKEAVVFEAVLNWAEAECKRQGLPVTPRNKRHVLGRALYLVRIPTMTLEEFANGAAQSDILTLEETHNIFLWYTAANKPLLDFPLTKRKGLTPQRCHRFQSSAYRSNQWRYRGRCDSIQFAVDRRVFIAGMGLYGSSSGKAEYSVKIELKRLGMVLAQNLTKFVSDGSSNTFSVWFEHPVQVEQDTFYTASAVLDGSELSYFGQEGMTEVQCGKVTFQFQCSSDSTNGTGVQGGQIPELIFYA, from the exons CCGCTCCCGAAGCCCCGGCGCGGCGCGAGGGCGCGCGGCGCGCCGCCGACATGCGCTGAGGCCGCCCCCGCCGCGCCACCCGCGAAGATGGCCGCGGAGCTCTACCCGGCCGCCAGCGCCGCGGCCGCCACCGCCACGGACATCGCCAACAGCAACGCCGCGGCCGCCCCCAGCCGCAAGGCCAGCCCGCGCAGCCCGCCCAGCGCCCCGGCCCCcgccccgccgccgcccgcgcccgcgccACCCGCGCCCAACAACAACAACTTGGAGAGCCCCAACTGGCAGTCCTTCCACCCGACCCTGCGCGAGAG GAACGCGCTGATGTTCAACAACGAGCTCATGGCCGACGTCCACTTCATCGTGGGGCCCCTGGGGGCGACCAGGAGGGTGCCTGCCCACAAG TATGTTCTGGCTGTTGGTAGCTCCGTCTTCTATGCCATGTTTTACGGGGACCTTgcagaagtcaaggcagaaaTCCACATTCCGGACGTGGAGCCTGCAGCTTTTCTAATCTTGTTAAA GTACATGTACAGTGATGAGATTGATCTAGAAGCCGATACGGTGCTGGCCACTCTGTATGCTGCCAAGAAGTACATTGTCCCTGCATTGGCAAAAGCCTGTGTCAACTTTCTGGAGACAAGTCTTGAAGCCAAAAATGCCTGTGTCCTGCTGTCCCAGAGTCGGCTGTTTGAGGAGCCTGAGCTGACCCAGCGCTGCTGGGAGGTCATTGACGCACAGGCTGAGATGGCCCTGAGGTCTGAGGGCTTCTGTGAAATAGACTGGCAGACGCTGGAGATCATCGTGACTCGGGAGGCCCTCAACACCAAGGAGGCCGTGGTCTTTGAGGCTGTCTTGAACTGGGCTGAGGCAGAGTGCAAGAGGCAGGGCCTGCCGGTCACCCCACGCAACAAGAGGCATGTTTTGGGGCGAGCCCTCTATCTGGTCCGAATTCCAACCATGACCCTGGAGGAGTTTGCCAATGGCGCTGCCCAGTCGGATATCCTGACACTGGAGGAGACCCACAACATTTTCCTATGGTACACAGCTGCCAATAAGCCCCTCCTCGACTTCCCCCTGACCAAGAGGAAGGGCCTCACCCCCCAGAGGTGCCACCGCTTCCAGTCTTCTGCCTACCGCAGCAACCAGTGGCGGTACCGTGGGCGCTGTGACAGCATCCAGTTTGCTGTGGACAGAAGGGTATTTATTGCAGGGATGGGCTTGTATGGGTCCAGCTCTGGGAAGGCTGAGTACAGTGTGAAGATTGAACTCAAGCGGCTGGGGATGGTTCTGGCTCAGAATCTGACCAAGTTTGTGTCAGATGGATCCAGTAACACCTTCTCAGTCTGGTTTGAACACCCTGTCCAAGTTGAGCAGGACACCTTCTACACAGCTAGTGCCGTCCTGGATGGCAGTGAGCTCAGCTACTTTGGGCAGGAGGGGATGACAGAAGTGCAGTGTGGGAAGGTGACCTTCCAGTTCCAGTGCTCCTCGGACAGCACCAATGGGACCGGGGTCCAGGGCGGGCAGATCCCTGAGCTCATCTTCTACGCCTGA